In Syntrophales bacterium, a single window of DNA contains:
- the tilS gene encoding tRNA lysidine(34) synthetase TilS, with protein MLKKVKETIIKHNMLDKEDRVVVAVSGGPDSVALLKALSIISDEYHLFLIAAHFNHGLRGDESDSDESFVKNLSKSIGIVFESGYVDIPSLIKKKGGSTEIICRNERYKFLEDIQKKYRADKIALGHNLGDQAETVVMKFLRGSGMEGLRGILPVRDSIYIRPLISVTREEILNFLKKEDVKYVTDSSNIEDTYLRNRIRSSLIPELMENYNPGLIENLGRMANIIRTEDDYIKMTVEEILESWNINRNEGEIRIKLPELVKLHKAIQWRIVKTLLQNYSPSKKGIGYIHVKSVMDLVEGDNPSGTLNLPFYLEVRREYDIITLSKKKPDTDSTFCYGVEIPGSVDIKELGITVQFHLIDNISPINFNANSTAFMDYEQISFPLTIRNVKSGDSFQPFGMNGTKKLKSFFIDEKIPKNRRKKLPLLVDQKSVLWIMGIRLCERIKITDKTRKVVKVKIV; from the coding sequence ATGCTTAAAAAAGTAAAAGAAACAATAATAAAACATAATATGCTCGACAAGGAAGACAGGGTTGTCGTAGCCGTTTCCGGTGGGCCGGATTCCGTTGCCCTTTTGAAGGCATTAAGCATCATATCCGATGAATATCATCTCTTCCTAATTGCCGCTCATTTTAATCATGGACTCAGGGGAGACGAGTCGGACAGTGACGAATCCTTTGTTAAAAATCTCAGCAAATCGATAGGTATTGTATTTGAATCAGGTTATGTAGACATCCCTTCACTAATTAAAAAAAAGGGGGGATCGACCGAAATTATTTGCAGAAATGAGAGATACAAATTTCTTGAAGATATACAAAAAAAGTACAGGGCAGACAAGATTGCCCTTGGACATAATCTGGGTGATCAGGCCGAAACTGTCGTTATGAAATTCCTGAGAGGAAGCGGCATGGAAGGATTGAGGGGTATTCTTCCCGTGCGAGACAGTATTTATATCAGACCACTTATATCCGTCACAAGAGAAGAGATTTTAAATTTTCTAAAAAAAGAGGATGTAAAATATGTTACTGACAGCTCTAACATAGAAGATACCTATCTCAGAAACAGAATAAGGAGCAGCTTGATACCCGAACTGATGGAAAACTACAACCCCGGATTGATAGAAAATCTGGGGCGTATGGCGAACATAATCCGGACAGAAGATGATTATATCAAAATGACGGTTGAAGAGATCCTGGAAAGTTGGAATATCAACCGAAATGAAGGGGAGATCAGAATAAAGCTGCCGGAACTTGTAAAGCTGCATAAAGCCATTCAATGGAGAATCGTCAAAACCCTCCTTCAAAATTATTCTCCTTCGAAAAAAGGAATCGGCTACATCCATGTAAAATCTGTAATGGATTTAGTCGAAGGAGATAACCCCAGCGGCACATTGAATCTTCCATTTTACCTGGAGGTGAGGCGTGAGTACGACATTATTACACTCTCAAAAAAGAAGCCTGACACAGACAGTACATTTTGCTACGGCGTAGAAATTCCGGGCTCCGTTGATATTAAAGAGCTTGGCATAACGGTACAATTTCATCTTATTGATAACATTTCACCCATAAATTTTAATGCAAACAGCACAGCGTTTATGGATTATGAACAGATCTCTTTTCCACTCACTATAAGAAATGTAAAATCAGGTGACAGTTTCCAGCCTTTCGGCATGAACGGAACAAAAAAATTGAAATCATTTTTTATTGATGAAAAAATACCTAAAAACCGGAGAAAAAAACTCCCTCTTCTGGTAGATCAAAAATCCGTTTTATGGATTATGGGAATAAGACTATGCGAAAGGATAAAAATTACAGATAAAACAAGAAAAGTGGTAAAAGTAAAAATTGTTTGA
- a CDS encoding acyl-CoA dehydratase activase — protein sequence MKSLGICIGATTLSTVGLSIDTDNSISTTDIFTEPHNGNPQETLLKALAELNINNYSRIAVTGRKFRNFVNLSSISEPEAVEVALFHLNGKQKRFNAIVSIGGETFMVYALGKDGRITSVQTGNKCASGTGEFFLQQIRRMGITLDEAINIAQTEEPYTVAGRCSVFCKSDCTHATNKGVPKGRVAAGLCQMMAGKVLEIIKQIPRKDIMVIGGTSQNSVMIDYLEREITNLVVPKEAPYFEALGCALWALNNETIPFPETENLFKSEQDPFFYLPTLKNFENRVDFKTTQRGEVREGDRCILGLDVGSTTTKAIILRISDNKVLASIYLRTSGDPVSASMECYEDLYNQLGTLEDKIKITGLGVTGSGRQIAGLHAMTDCIINEIIAHAAGALFFDPEVDTIFEIGGQDAKYTYITNGVASDYAMNEACSAGTGSFLEEAAKETLGIEMEEIADIALRGQKPPNFNDQCAAFISSDIKNALHEGLKREDIVAGLVYSVCMNYDNRVKGNRPVGNKVFMQGGVCYNRAVPIAMASLTGKRIIVPPDPGLTGAFGVALEVKRRLETGLTKEKAFSLKQLKDRTLKYGKPFICKGGKEKCDRKCEIARIEIENEIHPFGGACNRWYNLRFNINVNPEELDLVALYEKLIFHKYINSSEEPDTDKDSKTIGINKSFWTNTYYPLLHDFFSRIGFKVQLSDTIDKDGMDRKGTAFCYPAEISHGYLGNILKKMPDYLFLPQVKGNYVENGLNDCSSTCPLSQGEPYYLASAFKDHEIYRELKKNDGILSPVIDFSQGYRQAEDTFVSVTKKLGVGKNKARLAYKKALSVQETVFDEMKEKGREVLTELEANPDMIAIVVFGRSYNAFVSEAHMGIPNKFASRGVKVIPFEFLPLKDEPVDNQMFWSAGQSILKGASYVKKHPQLFGCYITNFSCGPDSFLIGYFRDLMGKKPSLTLELDSHVADAGLETRIEAFMDIIKSYRELDMEIRVVDVSDNFVPARVHSNHNQQVFTDSSGKECSIFDPYVHLIFPSMGKFHTEAAAAAFRGMGIRASALPPADEEALRLGKGNTTCKECLPLLLTTGSLLKYLKHRENDKELVIYFMTTASGPCRFGQYSVFINNLIAKLKIENVALFSLTAENSYADIDEKHLTSRLWASIVISDIMEEIYSLVLTNAVNPNSAMHIYREECRRITRTLESYSDLKELTQTLETVASNLKKIPMKRFIEDTPVVLLTGEIFVRNDDISRQFIVERLARKGFATKVSSVSEWIYYTDWCFKNNLSRAHFGLKEKLSLLVRSRTMKKYEKTFKKILAKSDLFQYKLEDIDHLVSRTRHLINPELTGEAILTTGASINEVLDHYCGVIAIGPFGCMPNRISEAILSREMNRDGKTATGTSSKRTRNLLNKIEDFPFLAIESDGNPFPQIITAKLETFLLQAGRVHEEMQKSFHAL from the coding sequence ATGAAATCGCTCGGTATATGCATAGGGGCTACAACATTATCAACCGTAGGGCTTTCAATAGATACAGATAACAGTATCTCCACAACAGACATCTTTACAGAACCTCATAATGGTAATCCTCAAGAAACTCTTCTAAAAGCCCTGGCAGAGCTAAACATAAACAACTATTCCAGAATTGCTGTAACTGGCAGAAAATTCAGGAATTTTGTCAATCTTTCCTCTATTTCAGAGCCGGAAGCCGTGGAGGTCGCCCTTTTCCATTTAAACGGCAAGCAGAAACGTTTCAATGCAATTGTCAGCATCGGCGGGGAAACCTTCATGGTATATGCCCTTGGAAAAGACGGAAGGATAACATCTGTGCAAACAGGCAATAAATGTGCCTCTGGTACTGGGGAATTCTTCCTGCAGCAGATAAGAAGAATGGGGATTACCCTTGATGAAGCGATCAATATCGCTCAAACGGAAGAACCGTATACGGTTGCAGGACGTTGCAGCGTCTTTTGTAAAAGTGATTGTACACACGCAACCAACAAGGGGGTGCCAAAAGGGCGGGTAGCTGCCGGATTATGTCAGATGATGGCAGGAAAAGTCCTGGAAATCATTAAGCAAATTCCCAGAAAAGACATTATGGTCATCGGAGGCACTTCACAGAACTCCGTAATGATTGATTATCTTGAAAGAGAAATAACAAATCTGGTAGTCCCAAAAGAGGCCCCATATTTTGAGGCGCTGGGATGCGCACTGTGGGCATTAAATAATGAGACCATCCCCTTTCCTGAAACAGAAAATCTCTTCAAAAGTGAACAGGATCCATTTTTTTACCTGCCTACGCTTAAAAACTTTGAAAACAGGGTTGATTTCAAAACCACACAAAGAGGGGAAGTAAGAGAGGGTGATCGTTGCATACTCGGGCTCGATGTCGGATCAACGACAACAAAGGCAATAATCCTGAGAATTTCAGACAATAAGGTTTTGGCATCAATTTACTTAAGAACAAGCGGCGATCCGGTCAGTGCATCGATGGAATGCTATGAAGACCTGTATAATCAACTCGGCACCCTTGAAGACAAGATAAAAATTACAGGACTGGGAGTAACCGGATCAGGCAGACAGATCGCCGGTCTCCACGCAATGACCGACTGCATAATCAATGAAATTATTGCCCATGCAGCCGGGGCACTCTTCTTTGACCCGGAGGTGGATACAATATTTGAAATTGGCGGACAGGATGCAAAATATACTTATATAACAAATGGAGTTGCTTCAGATTACGCGATGAATGAGGCCTGCAGTGCGGGAACCGGTTCTTTCCTGGAAGAAGCGGCAAAAGAGACTCTCGGAATTGAGATGGAGGAAATTGCCGATATCGCCCTGCGGGGACAAAAGCCACCAAACTTTAATGATCAGTGTGCGGCTTTCATAAGCAGTGATATCAAAAACGCACTCCATGAAGGACTCAAAAGAGAAGATATCGTCGCCGGGCTTGTGTACTCCGTTTGCATGAATTACGACAATCGGGTCAAAGGAAACAGGCCTGTCGGAAACAAGGTATTTATGCAGGGAGGGGTTTGCTATAACCGGGCAGTGCCTATAGCAATGGCCTCCTTAACCGGGAAACGTATAATCGTCCCGCCCGACCCGGGACTGACCGGCGCCTTCGGAGTTGCCCTCGAGGTAAAACGCAGACTTGAGACAGGCCTTACCAAAGAAAAAGCCTTTTCACTGAAACAGCTTAAAGACAGGACACTGAAATATGGTAAACCCTTCATCTGCAAGGGTGGTAAAGAAAAGTGCGACCGGAAATGTGAAATAGCAAGGATAGAAATAGAAAACGAAATACATCCTTTCGGGGGTGCCTGTAACAGATGGTATAATTTGCGGTTCAATATTAATGTAAATCCGGAAGAATTAGACCTGGTCGCGCTTTATGAAAAACTCATTTTCCACAAATATATAAACTCTTCGGAAGAGCCTGACACCGATAAAGATTCAAAAACCATCGGAATTAATAAATCTTTCTGGACGAATACATATTATCCGCTCTTACATGACTTTTTTTCCCGAATCGGCTTTAAGGTTCAGCTTTCCGATACCATAGACAAGGATGGGATGGATCGAAAAGGAACCGCATTTTGTTATCCTGCTGAAATTTCTCATGGCTATCTGGGGAATATACTGAAAAAGATGCCCGACTATCTGTTCCTTCCACAGGTCAAGGGAAACTACGTAGAAAATGGACTCAACGATTGTTCATCAACCTGTCCCCTCTCTCAGGGCGAACCGTACTATCTCGCATCTGCCTTCAAGGATCATGAAATATACCGGGAACTTAAGAAAAATGACGGGATACTGTCACCTGTAATCGATTTCTCTCAGGGATACAGGCAGGCAGAAGACACCTTTGTTTCAGTGACAAAGAAATTGGGGGTCGGAAAAAACAAGGCACGCCTCGCATACAAAAAAGCGCTGAGCGTCCAGGAGACTGTGTTCGACGAAATGAAGGAAAAAGGCAGGGAGGTATTGACCGAACTCGAAGCCAATCCGGATATGATTGCCATTGTTGTTTTCGGGAGGTCATATAATGCGTTCGTATCTGAAGCCCACATGGGTATTCCTAATAAGTTCGCATCGCGCGGGGTTAAGGTTATCCCCTTTGAGTTCCTTCCACTGAAAGATGAACCGGTCGATAACCAGATGTTCTGGTCTGCAGGACAGTCAATCCTCAAAGGTGCCAGCTACGTGAAGAAACACCCCCAGCTCTTTGGATGTTACATCACCAACTTTTCCTGTGGTCCTGACTCGTTCCTCATCGGATATTTCCGTGATTTAATGGGGAAAAAACCTTCCCTGACGCTGGAGCTGGACAGCCATGTTGCAGATGCCGGGCTCGAGACCAGAATCGAAGCGTTTATGGACATCATTAAAAGTTACCGTGAATTGGATATGGAAATAAGGGTTGTCGATGTTTCAGATAATTTCGTACCTGCAAGGGTACATTCAAATCATAATCAGCAAGTATTTACAGACTCGTCCGGAAAGGAATGTTCAATATTTGACCCATATGTTCATCTTATATTTCCATCGATGGGCAAATTCCATACCGAGGCTGCTGCTGCTGCATTCAGGGGTATGGGGATACGTGCATCGGCGCTTCCACCTGCTGATGAAGAGGCACTGAGACTCGGCAAAGGAAATACTACCTGTAAAGAGTGTTTGCCGTTACTTCTTACAACGGGAAGTCTCTTGAAGTACCTAAAACATCGGGAGAACGATAAAGAACTGGTTATCTATTTTATGACGACCGCCTCAGGTCCATGCAGGTTCGGTCAGTATAGCGTCTTTATCAATAACCTGATTGCCAAGCTAAAAATAGAAAATGTTGCCCTGTTTTCCCTTACAGCTGAAAACAGCTATGCAGATATCGATGAAAAACATCTTACATCGAGGCTTTGGGCATCCATTGTCATTTCAGATATAATGGAGGAAATTTATTCCCTGGTTCTGACCAATGCCGTCAATCCGAATTCGGCAATGCACATTTACAGGGAAGAATGCAGGAGAATAACAAGGACGCTGGAAAGCTATTCAGATTTAAAAGAACTGACTCAGACACTTGAGACAGTAGCAAGCAACCTGAAAAAAATACCCATGAAAAGGTTTATTGAAGATACACCGGTTGTTTTACTTACAGGGGAAATCTTTGTTCGTAATGACGATATTTCAAGACAGTTTATCGTAGAAAGACTTGCCCGAAAGGGATTCGCAACAAAGGTTTCCTCCGTATCGGAGTGGATTTACTATACAGACTGGTGCTTTAAAAATAACCTTTCGCGTGCACACTTCGGCCTGAAGGAAAAACTATCGCTACTTGTCAGATCAAGAACAATGAAAAAATATGAAAAAACTTTCAAAAAGATACTGGCAAAATCCGACCTGTTTCAATACAAACTCGAAGACATAGACCACCTCGTTTCCCGCACACGTCATCTGATCAACCCTGAACTGACAGGCGAGGCGATTCTAACGACCGGAGCGTCAATAAATGAGGTTCTGGATCATTACTGCGGAGTCATTGCAATAGGACCATTTGGGTGTATGCCCAACCGTATATCGGAAGCCATCCTCTCGAGGGAGATGAACAGAGACGGAAAAACAGCAACCGGAACCAGTAGCAAAAGAACAAGAAACCTGCTAAACAAAATTGAGGATTTCCCCTTCCTGGCAATCGAGAGTGACGGGAATCCATTCCCGCAGATCATCACGGCAAAACTGGAAACATTTTTACTGCAGGCAGGAAGGGTGCATGAAGAAATGCAAAAAAGTTTCCACGCTTTGTAG
- the ftsH gene encoding ATP-dependent zinc metalloprotease FtsH has translation MNPLQKNIALWLVISLVFVFLFHIFNQPKQMKESIVYSDFTDRVEKGQIIEVTIQGGKVTGKLIDGRDFRTYAPNDTELVSLLKKKKVRISAKPAEDSPWYMTILISWFPMLLLIGIWIFFMRQMQSGGGKAMSFGKSRARLMTDKSKKVTFEDVAGIDEAKEELEEIIDFLKDPKKFTRLGGRIPKGVLLVGPPGTGKTLLARAIAGEAEVPFFSISGSDFVEMFVGVGASRVRDLFNQGKKHAPCIIFIDELDAVGRLRGAGLGGGHDEREQTLNQLLVEMDGFESNEGVILVSATNRPDVLDPALLRPGRFDRQVVVHLPDLKGREKIFDVHVKKTPMKDDVDLSVLARGTPGFSGADIENLVNEAALFAARFNKDNVSMSDFEYAKDKVLMGTERRSMVISDAEKKTTSYHESGHALVARLLPETDPIHKITIIPRGRALGLTQQLPIDEKHTYPKKYLLHNIAILLGGRAAEELVFNDFTTGAGNDIERATDIARKMVCQWGMSSEMGPLSFGKKEEQIFLGREFATHKDYSEETAEKIDREVTRIVTENYQKAKTILLDNMDILHKLANALLEKESLNSDDLDEIIGITAEEVATLEKEDKNS, from the coding sequence TTGAATCCACTACAGAAAAACATAGCGCTCTGGCTTGTCATAAGTCTTGTATTTGTATTTCTGTTTCACATCTTCAACCAACCGAAACAGATGAAGGAGAGTATCGTATACAGCGATTTTACTGATCGTGTCGAAAAGGGTCAGATTATCGAGGTCACCATTCAGGGAGGAAAAGTTACAGGAAAACTGATCGACGGAAGAGACTTCAGGACTTATGCCCCCAATGATACAGAGTTAGTTTCTCTTTTAAAGAAAAAAAAGGTGAGGATTTCGGCCAAACCCGCTGAAGATTCTCCCTGGTATATGACTATCCTCATTTCCTGGTTTCCTATGCTCCTTCTCATCGGCATATGGATCTTCTTCATGAGGCAGATGCAATCGGGAGGGGGGAAAGCCATGTCTTTCGGAAAAAGCAGGGCACGGCTGATGACAGATAAGTCGAAAAAGGTAACCTTCGAAGATGTCGCAGGAATCGACGAGGCAAAAGAAGAACTGGAAGAAATTATAGATTTCCTGAAGGACCCCAAGAAGTTTACCAGACTTGGGGGTAGAATACCCAAGGGGGTGCTCCTCGTAGGGCCACCCGGTACTGGAAAAACCCTGCTTGCCAGGGCGATTGCAGGTGAGGCAGAGGTCCCTTTTTTCAGTATAAGTGGTTCAGATTTTGTTGAGATGTTCGTGGGAGTCGGGGCGTCACGTGTAAGAGACCTATTCAACCAGGGCAAAAAACACGCCCCCTGTATTATATTCATTGACGAACTCGACGCCGTGGGAAGACTCAGGGGGGCTGGACTGGGCGGCGGACACGATGAAAGGGAACAGACACTAAACCAGCTACTGGTAGAAATGGATGGTTTTGAATCCAATGAAGGAGTGATCCTTGTATCGGCGACCAACCGGCCCGACGTGCTCGATCCTGCCCTGTTGAGACCCGGGCGGTTCGACAGACAGGTGGTGGTTCATCTTCCCGATTTAAAGGGCAGAGAAAAGATTTTTGACGTTCATGTCAAAAAGACCCCTATGAAAGATGATGTTGATTTATCAGTACTTGCCAGGGGGACACCGGGATTTTCAGGAGCTGATATTGAAAACCTCGTGAATGAAGCCGCACTCTTTGCAGCAAGATTTAACAAAGACAATGTCTCCATGAGCGATTTCGAGTATGCAAAAGATAAGGTACTAATGGGTACCGAGAGAAGAAGTATGGTTATCAGCGATGCAGAAAAGAAGACAACGTCCTACCATGAATCGGGGCATGCCCTGGTGGCAAGGTTGTTGCCGGAAACCGATCCAATTCATAAGATTACCATAATTCCGAGAGGGAGGGCATTAGGTTTAACTCAGCAACTGCCTATAGATGAAAAACACACCTATCCTAAAAAATATCTCCTGCACAACATCGCCATCCTTCTGGGAGGTAGAGCAGCGGAAGAGCTGGTATTTAATGACTTTACTACCGGTGCGGGAAATGACATAGAACGAGCGACTGACATTGCCAGAAAAATGGTCTGCCAATGGGGCATGAGCAGCGAGATGGGCCCTTTGAGTTTTGGGAAAAAAGAAGAGCAGATTTTCCTTGGACGGGAATTCGCAACACACAAGGATTACAGCGAAGAAACCGCAGAAAAAATAGACAGAGAAGTGACCAGAATCGTTACAGAAAATTATCAAAAAGCCAAAACTATTTTACTTGACAATATGGATATCCTTCACAAACTTGCGAATGCGCTTTTAGAAAAAGAGTCCTTAAACTCTGACGATCTGGATGAGATAATAGGGATAACTGCCGAAGAAGTAGCTACATTAGAGAAGGAAGATAAAAACTCATAA
- a CDS encoding DUF2520 domain-containing protein, which produces MKDNIAILGMGRVGTAVGSLLRSAGYRIVAVASRSVKSAEKGVTYTGGKVYASLAGAASQAECIFITTGDDVIASVCEEISRKGGVGAGKKVVHMSGAGKLDLLESARRAGARIASMHPIQSFVSVEGAVKNIPGSTFGVTAEEEIKDWAVQIVRDLGGVPFFVSDADRPLYHAAACMASNYLVVLMHMVEEVYKSVGLNRESAIKAFWPLVTGTINNIENRGTVQSLTGPISRGDIETVKKHIEAFRDRLPEFLDVYNSMGAFASDIGLKNKTLTHRKAEEIKSLLLGGGSEDE; this is translated from the coding sequence ATGAAAGATAACATCGCGATTCTTGGAATGGGAAGGGTAGGGACGGCAGTTGGATCTCTTCTTCGATCTGCAGGCTATAGAATTGTGGCGGTTGCAAGCAGGTCCGTGAAATCAGCGGAAAAGGGGGTTACATATACGGGCGGGAAAGTTTATGCGAGTCTTGCCGGTGCGGCATCTCAGGCAGAATGTATTTTTATAACTACCGGTGATGACGTGATTGCTTCCGTTTGTGAGGAAATATCAAGAAAAGGGGGAGTAGGTGCCGGTAAAAAAGTTGTTCACATGAGCGGTGCCGGAAAACTTGATCTTCTGGAATCTGCCCGCAGGGCCGGGGCACGCATAGCGAGCATGCACCCGATTCAGTCTTTTGTCAGCGTAGAAGGTGCTGTAAAAAATATTCCCGGGAGCACCTTTGGTGTTACGGCTGAAGAGGAAATCAAGGACTGGGCAGTTCAAATTGTCAGGGATCTTGGTGGTGTACCTTTTTTCGTTTCAGATGCTGATAGACCGCTTTATCACGCTGCTGCATGTATGGCATCGAACTATTTGGTTGTTCTGATGCATATGGTTGAAGAAGTTTACAAGAGTGTCGGTTTAAACCGGGAGAGTGCTATCAAGGCGTTCTGGCCGCTTGTCACCGGAACAATAAATAATATTGAAAACCGGGGAACAGTCCAATCGTTAACCGGACCGATATCGAGAGGCGACATCGAAACGGTAAAAAAACATATTGAGGCATTTCGTGACAGACTTCCCGAATTTCTGGATGTGTACAATAGCATGGGGGCTTTTGCCTCAGATATCGGCCTTAAGAATAAAACTCTCACACATAGAAAGGCAGAAGAGATCAAATCACTGCTGCTCGGAGGAGGATCGGAGGATGAGTAA